The following are from one region of the Rhipicephalus microplus isolate Deutch F79 chromosome 1, USDA_Rmic, whole genome shotgun sequence genome:
- the LOC119159562 gene encoding uncharacterized protein LOC119159562 isoform X2, whose protein sequence is MEKSSEDCSENPPPPDFLTTPSSEAWERVLRDASLEVQLRAIQRAEDVAARHGLIAILL, encoded by the coding sequence GACTGCAGCGAGAATCCACCCCCGCCTGATTTCCTGACCACTCCCTCGTCCGAGGCATGGGAAAGAGTACTCCGAGATGCGAGCCTAGAAGTACAGCTCCGGGCCATACAGCGAGCTGAAGACGTGGCGGCCAGGCACGGCCTGATCGCCATTcttttgtga
- the LOC119159562 gene encoding uncharacterized protein LOC119159562 isoform X3, with translation MNDCSENPPPPDFLTTPSSEAWERVLRDASLEVQLRAIQRAEDVAARHGLIAILL, from the coding sequence GACTGCAGCGAGAATCCACCCCCGCCTGATTTCCTGACCACTCCCTCGTCCGAGGCATGGGAAAGAGTACTCCGAGATGCGAGCCTAGAAGTACAGCTCCGGGCCATACAGCGAGCTGAAGACGTGGCGGCCAGGCACGGCCTGATCGCCATTcttttgtga
- the LOC119159560 gene encoding uncharacterized protein LOC119159560 — MYFRPYSSKRFPIRHFYCLIVCATFLATCSVLYMSWPKHPLPPFYCWDLPAREVTVEEYNDTFVPNIVHFIRLGNASLSFIEVVSIRAAWLQQNPDFLMIHCDNCSATIQSAYWRHIKDIPRLTLRYVEKPEAVFGIKVSWIEHASDIVRIRVLRKYGGIYLDSDSYVVKSLDKYRRYETAIGWPPGQSIGNQIIVAHKQSVFLRLYYDLYRKYRPDLWYYNAGHLPTQEILDAKPHLVYRIPCDFGVHEDISRILFEQCNDDWRNFTAVHTFFRHRAYYCPFDKFGPINFETVGRYAANFGKMARLVLIGSTKLGGSMVKNISLLSAEKLDYSEGCG; from the coding sequence ATGTACTTCCGTCCTTATAGCAGCAAGCGATTCCCAATAAGGCATTTTTATTGCCTCATAGTATGCGCTACGTTTCTCGCCACGTGCTCCGTACTTTATATGTCATGGCCCAAACATCCGCTACCACCGTTTTACTGTTGGGATCTGCCCGCGCGAGAGGTGACGGTGGAAGAGTACAACGATACCTTCGTGCCAAACATTGTGCATTTCATAAGACTCGGAAACGCTTCGTTGTCCTTCATTGAGGTTGTGAGCATTCGAGCAGCGTGGCTCCAGCAAAACCCCGACTTTTTGATGATCCACTGCGACAACTGCAGCGCGACTATACAAAGCGCGTACTGGAGACACATTAAAGACATACCACGACTGACTCTGAGGTACGTAGAGAAACCGGAGGCAGTTTTCGGCATCAAGGTGAGCTGGATCGAGCACGCCTCTGACATCGTTCGCATCAGGGTGCTTAGAAAGTACGGAGGCATCTACCTCGATAGCGACTCCTATGTCGTGAAGAGTTTGGACAAGTACAGGCGGTATGAAACGGCCATAGGGTGGCCACCAGGCCAGAGCATCGGCAACCAAATCATCGTGGCCCATAAGCAATCCGTGTTTTTACGTCTGTACTACGACTTGTATCGCAAGTATCGGCCTGACCTCTGGTATTACAACGCTGGTCATCTACCGACGCAGGAGATACTCGATGCGAAGCCTCACCTAGTTTACCGAATTCCATGCGATTTTGGAGTGCATGAGGACATCTCCAGGATCTTGTTTGAGCAGTGCAATGACGACTGGAGGAACTTTACAGCAGTGCACACGTTCTTCAGGCACCGGGCTTACTACTGTCCCTTTGACAAGTTCGGACCAATCAACTTCGAGACTGTAGGGCGGTACGCAGCGAATTTCGGAAAGATGGCACGCCTCGTGCTCATAGGCTCTACAAAGTTGGGTGGTTCGATGGTGAAGAACATATCTTTACTCAGTGCGGAAAAGTTGGATTATTCCGAAGGATGTGGATAA